In Pseudomonadota bacterium, the DNA window TTCTGGATAAATGGGCCAGTTTCAAAAGCCTGAATGCCAAGGCCAATAAATTTGAATCCTCCTTCTGGTCGGGCGAACCTTTGGAACAGCTGTATAAACGCATCCACGGCCATGCCGCCGACCCGATGGCACGCACCTTCTGCGCCGCCATGAATGAATGGACACTGTCCTCCGATAATGCCCGCACAGGGGCACTCAGCGCCAGTCTGCAGCAGCGGATCGACCGTTCCATGGCGACCTCGATCAACCGCGAGGTCAATTACCTTGAACGCTATATGACCTTTCTGGCAACCGTCGGCTCCACCGCTCCTTTCGTCGGATTATTCGGCACGGTCTGGGGCATCATGAACAGCTTTTCCGCCATCGCCGGATCACAGAATACCAGCCTTGCCGTTGTTGCCCCCGGTATTGCCGAGGCTCTTTTTGCAACGGCACTTGGCCTGATCGCCGCCATTCCCGCCGTGGTCGCCTATAATAAATTTTCAACAGATCTTAGCCGTTACGCCGACAAGCTGGATGCATTTTCATCCGAATTCAGCTCTATTTTAAGCCGCCATCTGGAACAGCAGGAGGCGCGGACGAAAAAAGCCGCCTGAAAGAAACAGGCAGCGCAATTCACCAGAAATTTGCAGGATATGACACAATGACATTTTTAAAAACAAGTCTTTTCGCTCTACTGGCCTGTTGCGTCTTTTTCACGCAACCCGCAAATGCCCAAAACCCCTATGCCGATAAAATCGTTGCACCGAATATGAAACGCGACTTAACCGGAAAATCACTCGCGCAAGGTCTGCTGGACGATAATTTCATCAAAGGCTGGGCGTCATTCGCTGTCACGATGACCTATAATTTCGGCTATAACAATTATCAGCAACAGCTCGAGGCAAGCGCCAAACATTTCACACCGGAAGGCTGGAAGAATTTTCTGGCGGCATTGGATGAAGCAAAAATCCTTGAATTCGTGATTAAAAACAAACAATTCGTCGCAACCATGCTGATCGGAGAACCGATTATTACGCATCAAGGCGTCAATAATGAAAACGGGCTTTACACATGGGAAGTCACCCTGCCTGTGGAAACCGTCTATTCCAACCGCATTGATCTGCAAAAAATGAATCTGGATATCACCCTGATCATCGTACGCACCGCCGATAAAGGCAATGAATCCGGTATCGGTATTCAGCAATGGATTGCCGCTGTCGCACCGGAAGTCGGCCCTAGCGCCCCTGCCCCTGACGCAGCGCACTGATTTTATAAAGGATGTCCAGCGCGGCGCGCGGCGTCAGCTCGTCCGGCTTGATCCCGTCAATCACATCCAGCAATGCCGCAAGCTCCGGATCCGTTTCCACCGCCGATTCCGCAACAGGATCAGCAGGAGTGAAAATCGGCAGATGTTCGGCAATATGATCCAGAATACCCGCCTGTTCCCCGCTTTCCAAAACGCGTAAAACATCCTCGGCACGTTTCACCACATCCGCAGGCAGCCCCGCCAACTTGCCGACATGAATGCCGTAAGAACGGTCAGCCGCCCCGGCAATAACCTCATGCAGAAAGACGATTTTATCCTGCCATTCCTTCACCCGCACCGTGCGGCAGGACATTTTTTCAAGCTTTTCCTGCAATCCCGTCAATTCGTGATAATGGGTTGCAAACAGCGTGCGGCATTTTTTGACATCATGCAGATATTCCATCACCGCCCAGGCAATCGACAAACCGTCAAAGGTGGATGTGCCGCGGCCGATTTCATCCAGAATCACGAATGACCGTTCCGTGGCCTGATTGAGAATACCCGCCGTTTCCACCATTTCCACCATAAAGGTCGACCGCCCGCGCGCCAGATCATCCGACGCACCGACACGGCTGAAAATACGGTCAACAACGCCGATTTTCGCCTGTTCCGCCGGAACATAGGCGCCCATCTGCGCCATCAGGACAATCAGGGCGTTTTGCCGCAAAAAGGTCGATTTCCCCGCCATATTCGGCCCTGTCAAAAGCCAGATTTTATCCGCATCCGTCAGCGCGCAATCATTGGCGACAAAGCCGCCGTCTTCCGCTCTGCTTGTGCTGTTTTCCACCACCGGATGGCGGCCTTTCGTAATAGTAAAACCGCTCCCCATATCCACAACAGGGCGCGTATAATGTCTTTCCTCCGCCAATTGCGCATGCGCCGCCGCCACATCCAGCTTTGCCATTGTCACAGCCAGTGTGGCAATACCTTCCGCCTGTGACAGCACATCGGCAACCAGCGCCGCGAATAATTCCAGTTCCAGCGCCAGTGCTTTATCCGCTGCCTCCATAATTTTCTGTTCCAGCCCCGTCAAATCCGCCGTTGTGAAACGCACACTATTCGCCAGCGTCTGGCGGTGAACAAAGGGGCCGTCATTCTTCAACAGCTTATCGGCATGGGCAGGCGGAATTTCAACGAAATAGCCCATGACATTATTGTGTTTGATCTTCAGCGCATTGATGCCCGTCTGTTTCGCATAGGCAGCTTGCAACTCCGCAACCAGCTGACGGCTATCATCTTTCAGCATACGGTATTCATCCAGCTGCGGCGAGAATCCCGGCGCGATAAAACCGCCGTCACGGCTATGGGCGGGCAAATCCGTCATCAAAGCGCGGCCCAGTTTTTCCGTCAGCGGATGAAAACTTCCCCATGGCTTCATCACTTTTAAAATATCCTGCAAGCGGCGCGGCATATCCTGCGCAAACAAGTCCTTATCCTCGCGCCCTTTGGTGGCGGCCAGCAGGATATTCTGCAGCACGCCCGCGCGGTTTAAACTGTGCCAGATTGCGGCCAGATCGCGCGGGCTGCCGCGCCCGACGCTCAGCCGTGCCAGCGCACGTTCCATATCGGGACAATGTTTCAAGACAGACCGCAATTCCTCCCGCGCGCCGCTCTGCGCCGCAAAAAACGCCACCAGTTCCAGACGTTCATTGATTTTCACGGGGTCGGTCAAAGGCATCGATAAATGCGCCGTCAGCAAACGCCCGCCACCGCCTGTCACGGTGCGGTCAATCGCGTCCAGCAGACTGCCTGCACGTTCGCCCTGCATATTACGCACCAGTTCCAGATTGCGCCGCGTTGCCGCATCAATCTCCATAAAGCTGCCCAAGGATAATTGTTTCGGCGGCGCGATACGCGGCAAATTGCCTTTCTGGGTCAGTTCCGCATAATCGACCAGCGCCCCTGCCGCGGCAATTTCCGCACGGCAAAAACCGCCAAAGCTTTCCAGCGTTGCCACCCCGAATAAATTCTGCAGCCGTTTCAGCGCGTTTTCGGAATTAAAGCGGCTGTTGGGCTGGATGGTCAGACGCGTTTTGTAATCCGCCCATAAATCATAAAATTCCTCATCCTGCGCCAGCGCATCAGGGATCAGGATTTCTCCGGCGGCAAGACGTTCCAGCGCAGCAGCAAGACTGCCGCTTTCGGCGGGCTGCATCATAAATTCACCCGTTGATAAATCCAGCCATGACAGACCCAGAGTCTTGCCCGTCCGCGCCAAAGCGCAGAGATAATTATTGCGGTCACGATCCAGCAGATTATCTTCGGTCAATGTGCCTTGCGTCACAACGCGCACAACCTCGCGCCGCACCAGTGCCTTATAACCGCCGCGTTTTTTCGCCTCATCCGGCGTTTCCGTTTGTTCGCAAATGGCCACCTTATGCCCCTTGCGGATCAGCCGCTCCAGATAGGCTTCATGGCTGTGCCAGGGAACGCCGCACATCGGAATATCATCGCCGCCCGAAGAACCGCGTTTGGTCAGCG includes these proteins:
- a CDS encoding DotI/IcmL/TraM family protein translates to MTFLKTSLFALLACCVFFTQPANAQNPYADKIVAPNMKRDLTGKSLAQGLLDDNFIKGWASFAVTMTYNFGYNNYQQQLEASAKHFTPEGWKNFLAALDEAKILEFVIKNKQFVATMLIGEPIITHQGVNNENGLYTWEVTLPVETVYSNRIDLQKMNLDITLIIVRTADKGNESGIGIQQWIAAVAPEVGPSAPAPDAAH
- the mutS gene encoding DNA mismatch repair protein MutS; this translates as MMAQYTEIKQQYPDCLLFYRMGDFYEMFFDDAVTASAALDITLTKRGSSGGDDIPMCGVPWHSHEAYLERLIRKGHKVAICEQTETPDEAKKRGGYKALVRREVVRVVTQGTLTEDNLLDRDRNNYLCALARTGKTLGLSWLDLSTGEFMMQPAESGSLAAALERLAAGEILIPDALAQDEEFYDLWADYKTRLTIQPNSRFNSENALKRLQNLFGVATLESFGGFCRAEIAAAGALVDYAELTQKGNLPRIAPPKQLSLGSFMEIDAATRRNLELVRNMQGERAGSLLDAIDRTVTGGGGRLLTAHLSMPLTDPVKINERLELVAFFAAQSGAREELRSVLKHCPDMERALARLSVGRGSPRDLAAIWHSLNRAGVLQNILLAATKGREDKDLFAQDMPRRLQDILKVMKPWGSFHPLTEKLGRALMTDLPAHSRDGGFIAPGFSPQLDEYRMLKDDSRQLVAELQAAYAKQTGINALKIKHNNVMGYFVEIPPAHADKLLKNDGPFVHRQTLANSVRFTTADLTGLEQKIMEAADKALALELELFAALVADVLSQAEGIATLAVTMAKLDVAAAHAQLAEERHYTRPVVDMGSGFTITKGRHPVVENSTSRAEDGGFVANDCALTDADKIWLLTGPNMAGKSTFLRQNALIVLMAQMGAYVPAEQAKIGVVDRIFSRVGASDDLARGRSTFMVEMVETAGILNQATERSFVILDEIGRGTSTFDGLSIAWAVMEYLHDVKKCRTLFATHYHELTGLQEKLEKMSCRTVRVKEWQDKIVFLHEVIAGAADRSYGIHVGKLAGLPADVVKRAEDVLRVLESGEQAGILDHIAEHLPIFTPADPVAESAVETDPELAALLDVIDGIKPDELTPRAALDILYKISALRQGQGR
- the tolQ gene encoding protein TolQ, encoding MADAASDAVSRAVDSAKLAGTALQHDMSMWGLFMQADIVVKSVMLMLVLASIWSWAIILDKWASFKSLNAKANKFESSFWSGEPLEQLYKRIHGHAADPMARTFCAAMNEWTLSSDNARTGALSASLQQRIDRSMATSINREVNYLERYMTFLATVGSTAPFVGLFGTVWGIMNSFSAIAGSQNTSLAVVAPGIAEALFATALGLIAAIPAVVAYNKFSTDLSRYADKLDAFSSEFSSILSRHLEQQEARTKKAA